GTGCCAGACCTGAGCTCACCAAATACAAGTATTCTAGACTCATCAAAATGGACCCTACCCTGGGCCTAGGTACGAAGGTGTTGTTCCGTTGAGATGAACGGAGAGAAAATTCGGGTGTGAATTGtgaatttacacaaacacaaaggaagaATTATATTTGTGTTCATTTACTATTAACAAATGgggatttttttgtaattctatTTAAGATGTAACGGAGGGTAGAGAGTGTTCACTGATTGTGTTCACATTTTGATAGTTTACCAATCAGAATGCTAGAATTAAAACTTTGATTACAGGCATGTTTATGACAATAGGAGACATCGctttgtggggcagtggggcaTTCGGTCGCATCCCCAGGTACCAGGGGCATTAGGAGCATAGACGTTGTGCTACTCCTGGTCGTGTGTCGTATTGACAGAAGGGGGGTTTAAATATGAGGAACGAGGATGAGAATGAGGAACGTTCAGAAGGAAAGAAATAGCCTGCTTTTATTTGACTAGATGAGACCCGCTAAACTGTTTTTAAGTACTATTTTCAATCCCAGGAGGAGACCTGTGGACTGTGGCCCTCAACTGGAAAAAAGGGGCAAACACCAGGTTCCATTTTCTAAATTCATCTTAAGCCCTTAATTATTGCCTTGTCAGGTACTTAATTTCTCCAATATAATAATTAGTACTTTATTACAATTAAACCTAACACTCTAATTACCACTTTAAATCGTCACAGGATGCCAATATAACCAGGAGCATTTAACACTGCAACAGTTGTAGAACTGCGCTAGGACCTTCACATTCCATCTGGGGACCCACTTGCGCGTCTTCGAGCCCACACCCGCTGAACACCCTGGACAACCCGACCCGCAGCCACTCTCCCGCCTGAAGTACAGCAGTTGGTGCGCAGGCCAGGAGCCAATAACCACGCCACACTTGCTCACTCTACCTGTATGGAAGGATAACTGTTGTATTGTAGTGTACTTTCTGTTGTGCATTAGGGTTTTATTGGACGCTGACCCGAGAAAAATCCTTGTGAATGATGTAATCTGGATGACCATTACTTAGTCCCAACAACTcccaccacaaaaaaaagttgaaaagtaCAGAACAAGATGTCCAAAGAGCTTCTGTGAGGTATTTATCCTGGTTAATTGTTTGCCGCTAGCTTTAACAAACTAGTTCATATTTTGGGCCTCCAGCCCTTGATAAACtgcatgatcttcttgacctgCAGCTTGGTGAGGTGGAAATCGTCTGAGAGGATCTCCTCGCTCAGCTGTGTGAAGATGGAGCCATCAATGCGCTCGCGAATGAACACGCCCACCACCTCATCCGACAGGCCAATGAAGCGCAAGCAGGCGGACACCTCCTCCACTGACAGGGCACAGAGCTCAGCCGGAGGTCGCCACTGGTGGCTGCTCACGCTATTAGCCCCGCCCTCTGCTCCTCTCACTGGGTCTTCCAGAGCAGGGGCGGGGTTGGCGCCAGCACTTTCGGACTCCAGGCTCTTGATGGGccgagggggtggggtgggtgctGGTGCTGAATCTTCGCTTTTCAGCTCCTCTAGTTCGAGTAAATTGGTGGGGCTAGTGGTGTCAGGTGTCAGCAGGAACGAGCAAGGGGAGGGGCTTCGTCCGGTGGCGAGCCACTCTGCTGGCGATGAGCAAGAAGAGGGGGTTGGGCTGTGGGAGGTGCTATGGCCTAGCGGGATGTGTCCAGGGTTGGCAAAGGGGTTGAGGGCACCAAATGGGGCAAAACGTTTCTGAGTGGCGAGGCGGGGTCTGGGGCAGCTGGAATAGCTCTTATTAGCGGAATCGCCAGAGAGAAGTGGTGCCGTGGGTGTGCTGATCGGAGAAAATGTGACGCGTGGGTGGGACCAGCAGGCCTGGGCTGGGGAGGCGGTGCTTGTAGAGGTGGGCGGCTCCGGCGGAGGGTCAGGGGTGACACAGTCGCTGCCCCATGTGCAGGGGTAACAGTACAGGGAGTAAGAGTCTGGAATCGGAGAGCAGTTCCCACTCCGTGGAGCCGGACTGAGGAAGAGAGAAACGAGAATTCTGAAACTGACATTCACTGAAGGGGTCTTTATGTACaggctgggtggtagtagcctatgaaccacaaagtcacaggttcaaaccccacttactaccattgtgtccctgagcaagacacctaaccctgagtgtctccaggggggaactgtccctgtaactattgactgtaagGATGAAAATTGTAAATTGCGTTGATTTCATTAATTATTAGTAATGTATTTGAACTCTTTTGATGATACCTCTGTGTACCATACAGAGTCATGTTGCAGTTATATGgaaatattatatgtaaaatgtTACCGACGTTacaaaagaagaaaggaaacaGTGAGCAAGGATCCAAACTCCAGAGGGTGTGTCTGCACCTCAGACAAACAGGGGGAAAGTAGATGAGCTGAGATGGGGAACACCTCATTTATACTAGaccttggtaaaaaaaaaaaaaggtcctaaaaaggttgccacagagaGACCCCCTGACATAGGAATACAGTGGTCATTCACCCTCCACAAGACTCTCCCATCTtggcacttacatttacatcatttatcagacgcccttatccagagcgacttacaatcagtagttacagggacagtccctccctggagcaacttagggttaagtgtcttgctcagggacacaatggcagtaagtgggattctggtgagggtcttacccactaggctactaccacctatagCACTTCAGGCTATTTCTTGCCCTTTTAGCAACCTGGTGATAGTCCTTACTTGTGAGGGGGATGCCACAATTTGGAGACAAAGCCTTGGGCCTACAAGAACACATGAtaagtcatggacctggaatctcAGGTCTACGTTGTAAATTAACAACGGATGACATCCAAACTATGAAGACAAGCTACATATGGAATAAGGTAGCAAACAAAAGAGTTAAACAAATCAGAATCTGCTTTACATTTTAGATTCTTCAAAGTAGCCACCTTTTGCTTGGATGAcagctttgcacatttttggcATTCTCTCAGTCAGCCTCATGAGGTAGTCACTTAGAATTCTtttccagcagtcttgaaggagttcccaggaAGCTGAGCACTTGTTGGCtgctttgccttcactctgcagttcaaattatttcaaaccaTCTAAATTTtttgtggaggccaggtcatctgatGCAGCACTCCAACACTCTCTTTCTGGGTCAAATACAGTtttagggtcattgtcatgttgaaaACAAAGGATGGACCAACTAAGCACAAACCAGATTACATGGAAGGTCGCTGCAGagtgctgtggtagccatgttGGTTAACTTCTTATTCACGTGAATGTCTGAACCTGGTGtttgctcattggagcaaatcaaagcgtccacatgagcgttcagcaccagcattcGGTCGGCAGCATGTTCGGATGGtgtcaaataaatgctgcatgccATTCATTTGATGTCTTGGAGGACCGAATATGTCCAATAATTCTATAGAGGAACTGTGAGAAACCATGTAAACCCTACGATCTACTATTGGGTGGATTCTAAAAACAagaatgtaaattgtaaattttaAGAAAGAATAGGAATTCCTGTTTTCAATGTAGAACTACAAACTCAAATTTAAACTCTCTGGACAGAGTAATTACTGCCCCAACAGGTAAATACACAGAACTTCAGATTGGCCATCAAGGGAACGACAGTGAAACACCAATCAAACCCAGcaaacagtgtcaccagcaaagcATATCATCTTCTCCCACATGCTTCATGGTGGGAACAACACATGGGAAAACCATCTGCTCACCTTTTCTATGTCACACAAAGACATGGTGGGTGGAACCAAAGATTTCAAATTTGGACTAATCAGATGACCAAAGTGCAGATTTTCATTtgtctaatgtccattccttgtggTTATTGGCCCAAGaaactcttcttcttcttgttcatCCTttgaagtggcttctttgctgcagTTCGACCATGAAGGTATGAATCTCCTTTGAACAGTTGAAGTCATGATGTATCTTTGTGATGTACTTATATGGGCTCTAATCTGAGGTGCTGATAATGTCCACTTTCTGAGGTTGACAACTAACTCTAACTAACTTTTCAATGTAACGCTCGGTCTTCCATCCCTGGGGTGGTCCTTGATGGTCTTTGCATCTGCACTTGAGGATATGTTCAAAGTTCTTGAAGGTTTATGGATTGACTGACCTTCATGTGATGTGTTtctctttacatagttgaatgcaATTCACTATTTAGACGTATGTACCAATTATACTTCTACaaaacacaactgatggtcttGAACATATTAAGAATGCTATGGATCAACTCCTGACATACCTGACATACCTTTGCTATGTTTTCTACATAATTCCATATGTGTTCCTTCATAGTTTGGAGGCTGTCAGTATCCatttatgtgtttattcatgtagtaaatgagaaaaagaggaatgacagtgaaaaataaaaagtgagtttttaagcCATCTTTATCAGAAAACACAGCAGAGATTCAGATTTATTAGATAAAAGGCTGCTTCAAGCACAACATAGGTTGTTCATAACCCAGTTGTTCGATTCTCTGACTGTAGAGGGACATACGCCTTGACACCTTGCTGAAAATGATGTCATTGAAGGTACAATTACTGTAATACTTGCAGTGTTCTAAGCAGAAGTtgcaattaatgtaattaaataggTAAATTTATATATtggccaattttttttaaacacttattTAGCTGGAAACACTAACTGCTCATCATTAATAAACTTTAGAAGTGAACACCTTCTATTACTCCATACTCACGTCTCCTGTAGTCCAGAGGAGTAGAAAGACAGATTAGGGCTAAGCGAGTGAGAGGGCGGAGCTTTTGGAAATCTGGGCGGTACTGGAGGGCTGGGGGCGGGTCCTCCCTGTTTAGCACAGCGAGGTGGAACAGGAGGAGCATTTAGAAAACGACATTCTTCCTTTACctatagagaaagagagtgtaAGATAGTTATTTCTTCAATGTATCTGAAtgagtgagaaaaaaagtcaGTAACAGGTAGAATGGCGCGATGCATGTTCCTTGTGTTAAAGATTGACCGTGAATCTGAAATGGCCCCTATTTATGACTAAACATTTTCCAGTAGTTTGTGACAATCTCAGAACTTACTGAAGGAGTTTGCGTCCTGGGTGTCCCAGGACAGCAGTGCGGCTATTTAAAAAAGTCAAATGCGTCCAACTCAGGCAGGCCTAAAGCGACCACAGCACCCAAAGACCCGTTTGTCTTGCTAACCTTGTTATGAGGCTGGAAAAGCCACATCTGAATGGCAACTTAATAAAGTACAAGCTATCTCAGCTGCTAAATTTATAAAAAGCTGactgagaggaaggagttcgtgCAGCGAGCCAATGAACGGTGATGTCCTGAAACGTTGCCAGGTCGATCTGAAGCCCCAGGGCTGACTTTAATGGCTTTTCAACCTGTGGCCAGTCCCTGACCCCTGGAACATGAGGATTACTCCAGTAATCCTCAAGGGAATCTCAGATACTGCAAGAACATGTTCAGAGAGGCAAATGAGAGTGAGACAAGCAGGTAAGGCAACCGACCCGTAGTTGTACGAATCCCGAGctggggtgatgggttaaatgtttcacagtgacaatcgcttcactttcagttgAAAACAGGTTTTGGACGTTCTACTGTGTCGCAGAGTGCGGGTGAGAGTGGTGATGATTTGAACAGGCGCTGAATTACAGGACCAGTGGAGCTACTCTCGTGTGGAAGAGAATGAGGGGAGTGAGGGCTTCAGAAGGGAAAAGCTACCATTCCTGTCAGCAGATGCTCTCTCTGGCGTGGTTTAGCTCAGCAGCAGGGTTCAGcttcctgtgtgtctgtgactcGAATATCATGTCAAATAagcaacaaacacaaacaaatttaTGGGGGGCTACCGTCCGTTCAAGCCCTTAGACTGACATTTTGCACTACAGGAGATTTAGATAAAACTCATTTTAGCGGTTGCCTGTTTTAGTGTTAAACATGTGTTCAACAAAACAGTTCATTGGCTGCCTaaaaacattatataatgtAGATTATAGTGTAAATGTACGACAAGCCCCCTTTGTATCGGCcagaatgttaaataaaatatcttaTTTGGTTAAAATATCTTATTTGGCACCGatattgtgttttatgtcaTACTGTGAATTTAGGATGATCAACACCTCAATTGACGTCACCTTTGTAATACTTAATACTTTGTAAGAAAATAGCATATTTGGTCATTTATTGGCCGTGTTTAAGACAACAACACTTTTTTAGGACATTTTGAGAACAAAAATCTATTACATTTTGACAAATACAGTAATATGTCATTTACTTCTGTTTTAAATGGTGCTATTTgaaagcatgtgtgtgcatgtgtgtgtgcatgtgtgtgagtttcCGGTAAGCATGTGGTCATTGGCAGGCCTTTAAAAGCAGTGCAGTATGAATTATTCAGCCGTGCCTAGACCTGTGAGGATTTACAGGCTTTGCTGGGTTCACAGACACACTTACCAGAACTTCAGCAGCAGTATCCGGCCTGCCATGCGTGAGCGTGTCAGTGTTTACATCTTTCTGTGTCTCAAGTTGGTGTATAATATGCATGATTTTGCCTAAAACTCTGAAGCCTGTCTAAATTTGTTGGATTCCCCAGTGGACCAGCCCTGACGAACATTGTGCCACGGAATCCACAAGACCTCTATCGTTGTAGAAGTCCTGTTAGTTATGGCATGGTGCCTCCAGGGATTGGAAAACCAAGCCAATGGGGACGCACGTGACCGTGTGTTTCTTGGTGgtggtcccaagcccaggtaaattgTGAGGGTTGCTTCAGGAAGGGCATTGTGCGGTACAAAACGTTTCACAAATCAATTGGCCGGTTAACCCACTGTGGCGACCCCCAACAGGAGCAGCCGAGGGGGTGCATACAACAGTGTGCAGGATGCATACAACAGTGCATACAACAGTGTACAGGATCACCACTGATGTAATGTTTGTGGTGTATGTGGTCTAAAACACTCTTTAAGTAGGTGGTAAATATGAAAGTATCATTCACATTCATTTGGGTCCAAGGCTTATCAGCAGAAAGCATCTTAGTAGCTCCACTGGCGGCTTCCCTTGTTCCCATAGTGACTCACGCTGCCATATTTTCACAATGAAATCAATACACACGCACCCAGCCATTCATATAATCTAAAGgaaaatgtgattcatcagaGCAGACCCTTCCTGCACTCCTGCCGTTGTCCAGTTCTGAAGATCACATGATGGACAAGGTCAGCCTGGCCACGCGGTCTGGTCTACTGCTACATATCCCCATACACAGAAAAAGCATTGACAGGACATTCCATTTAAGAGATGCTCTGACACATTCATCCACATGTTCTTCAGAATCGGATGTGTTCTATTTCTTTACTGACCTATGGCACAGACACAAAATTCATCCaagccagagacaatccctacgCAAAGAGGGAGATGGACAGTGAAAGGCGTGATGTTCCTGTGTGTggatgcattgtttttttcaggTGTACAAAGATTGGAAATGCAATGGAAGTgcaaccagatgaaaatatttaaacctaCACACTACCACGGGACGTGCAGttgcaattaattaaataaaaaaatgattgaaagCCCTAATTGAAACACTCATGTGGCATTTTGTACAATCTACCCTTTTTTGTCTTGACCACAAATGCAACATGACAGAACTTTTTAAGAGATATTTTGAGTTGGAAAAGTGAGGGATTGTGGAAAAAGACACTTACAGCCTCTGATTTTGGTGGCACAGGAGGTGGAGTCGGTACTCGTCCCTGCACCATGGCAACATGGGTAGGACCCTCCAGAGATGAGGACGAGTGAAACGAGATGAGGTTATGTTCCGCTTTGTTCCCGCCTACCTCCACCGCAGGAGGCACGGTGTCCCCAGAGTAGCTCCCGCCCCCACTGCTCTGATTGGTCCACAGCTCTTCGTAGGGTATCTCCTGAGACTCGTTGCTCGGCCAGTCGGGTGTCATGTACTCTCTGTCCTCATCTGCCTCCGTGTGTGACGCGGGGGCTTCGATGAGTGAATTTCGACAGCTCCCGCCACCGAGGCCCTGTGTCAGCGCTAACGTCTGGGCATGTGTGACCCCTCCGACCCCAATACCGCCGCCGCTTCCTCCTCCATACATGCACAGCGAGAGTCGCTGCAGGGAGCGCCCCacctccccccctcccccaccctgGAGGCACACTCGAATCCGGCGCGGGCTCACGCCTTCCTCTGCGAAGTCGGTCCGAGCCTCGCGCACCGCCCGGGAGTAGCCGTCGGGGTCAAAGCTGTCCTGGCAGCGGCGGGCGCtctgcagcgccacctgctggtagATGGGGTCTTCGCGGAGCACGCCCTCGGGCAGCACGAAGCGAGGCATGTCCGTCAGCAGCAGGAAGTGCGAGGGCGTGATCTCCTCCTTGCGCAGGATGCAGCAGAGCACCACCGTCTTGCTAATGATGCTGAGAAGCTTGTAGCGGTGGCCCTCGCGGATGGCGTGGAGGTCGTAGGGGTTCCGAGGTGGCCGCGTCGGTACCGATACGTTGACGGGCAGCCTGACGCGCTCGA
This Denticeps clupeoides unplaced genomic scaffold, fDenClu1.1, whole genome shotgun sequence DNA region includes the following protein-coding sequences:
- the LOC114783665 gene encoding GRB2-associated and regulator of MAPK protein 2-like — encoded protein: MDKFSASVSDICWSSVSLPLDLVVSKFRLPALVRLSQGDHVEGLSEDDVVLLHSCRQWTTVTAHSLEEGHYVIGPKIDIPLQYQGKFKLLDQDRDVREPVQYFANVEEIAGMFPDRVFVMEAITFSVKVVSGEFSEDSEVYNFTLQAGDELTLMGQAELLCVQGGGPARERSRLGALLRRLGKAGALGRPTRTKMPCLICMNHRTNESVSLPFQCKGRFCTRSPLELQMQEGEHTVRTIIERVRLPVNVSVPTRPPRNPYDLHAIREGHRYKLLSIISKTVVLCCILRKEEITPSHFLLLTDMPRFVLPEGVLREDPIYQQVALQSARRCQDSFDPDGYSRAVREARTDFAEEGVSPRRIRVCLQGGGGGEVGRSLQRLSLCMYGGGSGGGIGVGGVTHAQTLALTQGLGGGSCRNSLIEAPASHTEADEDREYMTPDWPSNESQEIPYEELWTNQSSGGGSYSGDTVPPAVEVGGNKAEHNLISFHSSSSLEGPTHVAMVQGRVPTPPPVPPKSEAVKEECRFLNAPPVPPRCAKQGGPAPSPPVPPRFPKAPPSHSLSPNLSFYSSGLQETPAPRSGNCSPIPDSYSLYCYPCTWGSDCVTPDPPPEPPTSTSTASPAQACWSHPRVTFSPISTPTAPLLSGDSANKSYSSCPRPRLATQKRFAPFGALNPFANPGHIPLGHSTSHSPTPSSCSSPAEWLATGRSPSPCSFLLTPDTTSPTNLLELEELKSEDSAPAPTPPPRPIKSLESESAGANPAPALEDPVRGAEGGANSVSSHQWRPPAELCALSVEEVSACLRFIGLSDEVVGVFIRERIDGSIFTQLSEEILSDDFHLTKLQVKKIMQFIKGWRPKI